A single genomic interval of Gossypium raimondii isolate GPD5lz chromosome 11, ASM2569854v1, whole genome shotgun sequence harbors:
- the LOC105804200 gene encoding tubulin-folding cofactor C, whose protein sequence is MEEDRPHTNLPTKTLGLDADLQKKHQAMLDRLSNRHQARLDTSLARRSDSANSSESTSSFLSRFSASKQSIDSQLADSRLIATSDPSRLRSHFANISSSISDLEKLVAGNSYFLPSYEVRSSLKTISDLKQNLEILNSELIPKKKFSFKNKATAKKELPKEPEPIKPDTVSVSNFKLPNSPGFRNKTNETLVKKLRGTEIGEFTLSDLESCEVRLIGCCNAVFMNRLKNCKVYMGPVIGSILIEEVEGCVFVLASHQIRIHLAKSCDFYLRVRSRPIIEDSNVVRFAPYCLDYEGIEMDLEKAGLSEETGNWGNVDDFKWLRAVQSPNWCVLPENERVGKVRTEDIGS, encoded by the coding sequence ATGGAAGAAGACCGCCCACACACCAATCTCCCAACTAAAACCCTAGGTCTCGACGCCGATTTACAGAAAAAGCACCAAGCCATGCTCGACCGCCTCTCCAATCGCCACCAAGCTCGTTTAGACACCTCACTTGCTCGCCGATCCGACTCAGCCAACTCCTCCGAGTCCACCTCCTCCTTTCTCTCCCGATTCTCCGCCTCCAAGCAATCCATTGATTCCCAACTCGCCGATTCCCGTCTCATTGCTACATCGGATCCATCTCGCCTCAGATCTCATTTCGCCAATATCTCCTCCTCCATCTCGGACCTCGAGAAACTCGTCGCCGGGAATTCTTATTTCCTTCCTTCTTATGAAGTCCGCTCTTCTCTCAAAACCATCTCCGATTTAAAGCAAAATTTGGAGATCTTAAACTCCGAATTGATCCCCAAAAAGAAATTCTCCTTCAAAAACAAAGCCACAGCGAAAAAGGAACTCCCCAAAGAACCTGAACCTATAAAACCCGACACCGTTTCGGTGTCCAATTTCAAACTCCCTAATTCCCCAGggtttagaaataaaacaaacgAAACCCTAGTGAAGAAATTACGGGGGACAGAGATAGGGGAGTTTACACTATCTGATCTGGAATCTTGTGAGGTAAGATTAATCGGCTGCTGCAATGCGGTTTTTATGAACAGATTGAAGAACTGCAAGGTTTATATGGGGCCTGTAATTGGGTCTATTTTGATAGAGGAAGTGGAAGGCTGTGTTTTTGTATTGGCGTCGCATCAGATAAGGATTCATTTGGCGAAAAGTTGTGACTTTTATTTGAGAGTGAGGAGTAGGCCAATAATTGAGGACAGCAATGTTGTGAGGTTCGCTCCGTACTGTTTGGATTATGAAGGGATCGAGATGGATTTGGAGAAGGCAGGGTTGAGTGAAGAGACGGGGAATTGGGGGAATGTTGATGATTTTAAGTGGTTGCGAGCTGTGCAGTCGCCGAATTGGTGTGTTTTACCGGAGAATGAGAGGGTTGGGAAGGTTCGGACTGAGGATATTGGGAGCTAA